A genomic region of Erythrobacter sp. SCSIO 43205 contains the following coding sequences:
- a CDS encoding dienelactone hydrolase family protein, which yields MSRFETIAYTDGDTGLKGLFAKPNGATRAAITIYPTFMNTTPGVEDKARRLVEQGYAVFIADFYGPSAPSNFDEAFSAMNDLSRDPVAMRTRLRASLDMMRGLTEGLPQLAIGYCLGGKAVLEMAREGQDLVAVASFHGLLDTSLPAEDTITARILVCHGDADAMVPRTQVMAFWEEMDAANADWHFHSYSGVDHGFTMPTRFDGEVNPAYNASAQRQSWNAMISLFDECLG from the coding sequence ATGAGCAGGTTTGAAACGATCGCATATACCGATGGCGACACCGGGCTCAAAGGCCTGTTTGCAAAGCCAAACGGGGCGACCCGCGCGGCGATTACGATTTACCCGACGTTTATGAACACCACGCCCGGCGTCGAAGACAAAGCGCGGCGTTTGGTTGAGCAAGGTTACGCAGTCTTTATCGCAGACTTCTATGGACCGTCTGCGCCTTCAAACTTCGATGAAGCCTTCAGCGCCATGAATGACCTGTCGCGCGATCCAGTTGCAATGCGCACACGTCTTCGCGCGTCGCTCGATATGATGCGCGGCCTCACCGAAGGTCTGCCGCAGCTTGCAATCGGGTACTGCCTTGGCGGCAAGGCGGTCCTTGAAATGGCGCGCGAGGGTCAGGATTTGGTTGCTGTTGCCAGCTTTCACGGCCTGCTCGACACATCCCTTCCCGCAGAGGACACGATCACCGCGCGTATCCTTGTCTGCCACGGCGATGCCGACGCGATGGTCCCACGCACGCAAGTTATGGCGTTCTGGGAAGAAATGGACGCTGCCAATGCGGATTGGCATTTCCATTCCTATTCAGGTGTCGATCACGGATTTACCATGCCCACGCGCTTCGATGGCGAGGTCAACCCTGCCTATAACGCCAGCGCGCAGCGGCAGAGCTGGAATGCGATGATTTCCCTTTTTGACGAATGTCTTGGTTGA
- a CDS encoding penicillin acylase family protein translates to MRATVHGLGVLLASSALTLPALADDHAGASNSPFKAEITRTTHNIAHIEADTWEGVGYGVAYAYAEDNICMLAEDFVSVRGERSMFFGNEGQNELGLRSMDNLTSDVFFRSQVDLPALRAGLEQSSPVNQALIAGYVAGYNRYLFDNPVSTLPKECRDAPWVRPITNDDMLRLNEKTMLLASSLAFAGAIAGAEPPSGGQASNGTETLNFPPPPEPSYGSNGWAFGSDVTADGKGLLIGNPHFPWEGPARFWQMHVRGPDGYDVMGVGIAGTPLPTLGFNKDVAWTHTVTKARHFTAYMLQLAPDDPTSYIVDGEVVPMEETLVTIPMPVGEEPIERVMYSTRFGPVITMPQAGAVWTRQIAFTLRDANTGNQRGMDAWLGIGKASNVSEIETAISETLGIPWVNTIAADRNGNALHADITAVPNVSAEMAKECSTPLSALVAGQITLLDGTRSQCDWMEAPTKASVPGLLPASEQASRTRTDYVTNSNDSYWLSHAGEPYRELSPILGTYKTELTLRSRSNYTETEATLAEAKIDHARAKELVFGNKVLAADMVVDGVVEECSEKAGLSKACEVLADWDRRVNLDSKGAHLFLAFWDKVRGRKDLWATPFDPEDPVNTPRDLTSEGTVRLNLYKALNEAGSELEEKGIPLDAPWGMIQTRMDGDETIPIHGATGLAGILNMQESREVEGGLTPVHGSSYIQIVGFDTDGPVADAVLSYSQSTNPASPFYADQTRLYSAKDWHRLPFSDEEIEAARIGETVTISE, encoded by the coding sequence ATGCGCGCGACCGTACACGGCTTGGGAGTGCTTCTGGCATCGAGCGCTCTGACATTACCAGCGCTCGCCGATGATCACGCGGGCGCAAGCAACAGCCCCTTCAAAGCCGAGATCACCCGCACAACCCATAACATCGCCCATATCGAAGCGGACACTTGGGAGGGCGTGGGCTACGGCGTCGCCTATGCCTATGCTGAAGACAATATCTGTATGCTGGCCGAAGATTTCGTCAGCGTGCGCGGTGAGCGGTCGATGTTCTTTGGCAATGAGGGCCAAAACGAGCTTGGCCTCAGGAGCATGGACAATCTCACCTCGGATGTTTTCTTCCGCAGCCAGGTCGATCTGCCCGCTCTTCGCGCCGGGCTTGAGCAATCGAGTCCGGTCAATCAGGCACTGATTGCAGGATATGTGGCGGGCTATAACCGCTATTTGTTCGACAATCCGGTCTCGACCTTGCCCAAGGAATGCCGCGATGCGCCATGGGTGCGCCCGATAACAAACGACGATATGCTGCGCCTTAACGAGAAAACGATGCTTTTGGCGAGTTCGCTGGCCTTTGCAGGGGCGATTGCCGGGGCCGAGCCGCCTTCAGGTGGTCAGGCCTCTAACGGTACCGAAACGCTCAATTTTCCGCCACCGCCCGAACCCAGCTACGGCAGCAATGGCTGGGCCTTTGGCAGCGATGTAACCGCAGATGGGAAGGGCCTTTTGATCGGTAACCCGCATTTTCCGTGGGAAGGGCCGGCGCGCTTCTGGCAAATGCACGTGCGCGGGCCCGATGGCTATGACGTGATGGGCGTCGGGATTGCGGGGACGCCGCTCCCAACACTTGGCTTTAACAAGGATGTTGCCTGGACCCATACGGTGACCAAAGCGCGTCACTTTACCGCTTATATGCTGCAACTCGCGCCTGATGATCCGACCAGCTATATCGTCGATGGTGAAGTGGTGCCGATGGAGGAAACGCTTGTCACCATTCCCATGCCAGTTGGGGAGGAGCCAATCGAGCGGGTGATGTATTCAACCCGTTTCGGCCCGGTCATCACCATGCCGCAAGCGGGCGCTGTATGGACGCGGCAAATCGCCTTTACCTTGCGCGATGCGAACACCGGGAACCAGCGCGGGATGGACGCATGGCTTGGTATTGGCAAGGCGAGCAACGTCAGCGAGATTGAAACCGCGATCAGTGAGACACTGGGTATTCCGTGGGTCAACACCATCGCGGCCGACCGCAATGGCAATGCGCTTCACGCTGATATTACCGCTGTCCCTAATGTCAGTGCTGAGATGGCGAAGGAGTGCTCAACGCCTTTGTCGGCCCTTGTTGCTGGGCAAATAACATTGCTTGATGGAACCCGTTCGCAGTGCGACTGGATGGAGGCGCCGACCAAGGCAAGCGTGCCAGGGCTTTTGCCAGCCAGCGAACAGGCCTCGCGCACGCGCACTGACTATGTCACCAATTCCAACGACAGCTATTGGCTCAGCCATGCAGGCGAGCCTTACCGTGAGCTTTCGCCAATCCTTGGCACCTACAAAACCGAGCTCACGCTGCGCTCGCGCTCGAATTACACAGAGACGGAAGCGACACTTGCCGAGGCAAAGATCGATCATGCACGGGCAAAAGAGCTCGTCTTTGGCAATAAAGTGCTGGCCGCTGACATGGTTGTTGATGGTGTCGTGGAAGAATGCTCAGAAAAAGCGGGCTTGAGCAAGGCTTGCGAAGTCTTGGCTGATTGGGATCGCCGCGTAAATCTTGATAGCAAGGGCGCGCATCTCTTTCTCGCCTTTTGGGACAAGGTGAGGGGGCGCAAGGATCTTTGGGCAACGCCATTTGATCCCGAAGACCCGGTCAACACTCCGCGCGATCTCACCAGTGAAGGAACAGTACGGCTCAACCTTTACAAGGCTTTGAATGAAGCAGGGAGCGAGCTTGAGGAGAAAGGCATCCCTCTCGACGCGCCTTGGGGTATGATTCAAACTCGCATGGATGGCGATGAGACTATCCCGATCCACGGCGCAACGGGCCTTGCGGGCATCCTCAATATGCAGGAATCGCGCGAAGTCGAAGGCGGGCTTACCCCGGTTCACGGTTCCAGCTACATCCAGATTGTCGGCTTTGATACGGATGGTCCGGTGGCCGATGCAGTGCTGAGTTACTCGCAGAGCACCAATCCCGCATCGCCGTTTTACGCCGATCAAACTCGGCTTTACTCGGCGAAAGACTGGCACCGACTGCCATTCTCAGACGAAGAGATAGAAGCAGCGCGGATCGGCGAGACGGTCACGATCAGTGAGTAG
- the tyrS gene encoding tyrosine--tRNA ligase, protein MTYESGLLRLLDERGYIHQITDPGALDQRAAKGIVPGYIGFDATAPSLHVGSLVQIMMLRRLQQSGHKPIVVMGGGTTKIGDPSGKDESRKMLTSQGIDANIASIRTVFEKLLTFGDGPTDAVMVNNDEWLSKLGYIELLRDVGPHFTVNRMLTFDSVKLRLDREQPLTFLEFNYMILQAYDFVELARRYDCALQMGGSDQWGNIVNGMELGRRMEGRELFGLTTPLLTTADGAKMGKTAAGAVWLNEDALPAYDFWQYWRNVDDRDVGRFLKLFTDLPLDEIARLEALEGAEINEAKTILANEITALVRGEKAAKAAESTARDTFAGGGAGEDLPSYSAGAGGERLLHILTGIGFTASNGEAKRKIAEGAVKIDGDVILDAGYVVHVHEGQSLKLSLGKKKHGLITP, encoded by the coding sequence ATGACTTACGAATCCGGACTTCTGCGCCTTCTCGACGAGCGCGGTTACATTCACCAGATCACTGACCCCGGCGCGCTCGACCAGCGTGCGGCCAAGGGAATTGTGCCTGGATATATCGGCTTTGATGCGACCGCGCCGAGCCTGCACGTCGGCAGCCTCGTGCAAATCATGATGCTGCGCCGTCTCCAACAGTCAGGGCACAAGCCAATCGTTGTGATGGGCGGCGGGACCACAAAAATCGGCGATCCTTCAGGCAAGGATGAAAGCCGCAAGATGCTCACTTCACAAGGGATTGATGCCAATATCGCGTCGATCCGCACAGTGTTTGAAAAGCTGCTGACCTTCGGCGACGGCCCCACGGATGCAGTGATGGTCAACAATGATGAATGGCTTTCAAAGCTCGGCTATATCGAACTTCTGCGCGATGTCGGCCCGCACTTCACTGTCAATCGGATGCTGACCTTCGATTCAGTCAAACTGCGCCTTGATCGTGAACAGCCGCTCACCTTCCTCGAATTCAACTACATGATCTTGCAGGCCTATGACTTTGTAGAACTTGCCCGGCGATACGACTGTGCGCTGCAGATGGGCGGATCGGACCAGTGGGGCAATATCGTCAATGGCATGGAGTTGGGCCGTAGGATGGAAGGCCGCGAGCTTTTCGGGCTGACGACGCCGCTGCTGACCACTGCTGATGGCGCGAAGATGGGCAAGACGGCGGCCGGGGCCGTGTGGCTGAATGAAGACGCGCTTCCGGCTTACGATTTCTGGCAATATTGGCGCAATGTGGATGACCGCGATGTGGGCCGCTTCCTCAAGCTGTTCACCGATTTGCCGCTGGACGAAATCGCCCGGCTTGAAGCGCTTGAGGGCGCTGAAATCAACGAGGCGAAGACAATTCTCGCCAATGAAATCACTGCCCTGGTGCGCGGGGAAAAGGCGGCCAAAGCAGCAGAATCAACTGCGCGCGACACCTTTGCCGGCGGCGGCGCTGGCGAAGATTTGCCGAGCTATTCAGCGGGCGCAGGCGGTGAGCGTTTGCTCCACATCCTTACCGGGATCGGCTTTACCGCATCCAATGGCGAGGCCAAGCGCAAAATTGCCGAAGGCGCGGTCAAGATCGACGGCGACGTGATTCTGGATGCAGGCTATGTGGTTCACGTTCATGAAGGTCAGTCCTTGAAACTGAGCCTTGGCAAGAAAAAGCACGGGCTGATTACGCCTTAA
- a CDS encoding acyl-CoA dehydrogenase C-terminal domain-containing protein: MPTYTAPTRDTRFVLNEMLDLASYGNLPGFENATQDMIDTIVNEAGKFCSEVLAPINQSGDEEGCTRHEDGSVTTPKGFKEAYDAYVEAGWATLAKPEEFGGQGLPHTLAMVLEEFTASANQAFGMYPGLTNGASAALEAAGTQEQKEAYLPKMITGEWSGTMNLTEPHCGTDLGLIRTKAEPQSDGSYKITGTKIFISAGEHDLTSNIIHLVLAKTPGAPDSSKGISLFIVPKFILDENGEPGERNGVTCGSIEKKMGIHANATCVLNYDGATGYMLGEENKGLAAMFVMMNAARLGVGLQGLAQAEVSYQNAVTYALDRRQGRALSGPAEPEAKADPIFVHPDVRRMLMDAKVFNEGMRALCLWGALQVDLTHKAQTEEERQLADDLIGLMTPVIKGYGTDKGYDIANNMQQVYGGHGYVKEWGMEQFVRDSRIAMIYEGTNGVQAMDLCGRKLASKGGRAVQAFFKMIDDEIAEAKSNETLADLATKLEKALGEQKQATMWFMQNAMANPNHLGAGAHHYMHIMGIVTLGFFWLKQAKTASAALAGDPQDKAFYEAKMTSAAYYAERFLPDAGALRRKLEAGSENMMALPEEAFSTAA; this comes from the coding sequence ATGCCAACCTATACCGCCCCGACGCGCGATACGCGCTTTGTCCTCAATGAAATGCTCGACCTTGCCAGCTATGGCAATCTGCCGGGCTTCGAAAATGCCACACAAGACATGATCGATACGATCGTCAATGAAGCGGGCAAGTTCTGCTCTGAAGTTCTCGCACCCATTAACCAGTCGGGCGATGAAGAAGGTTGCACCCGTCACGAAGACGGCTCAGTCACCACGCCGAAAGGCTTCAAGGAAGCGTATGACGCCTATGTCGAGGCGGGCTGGGCAACGCTGGCCAAGCCGGAGGAATTCGGCGGGCAGGGCCTGCCGCACACGCTTGCCATGGTGCTTGAAGAATTCACCGCGTCTGCCAACCAGGCCTTCGGAATGTATCCGGGTCTGACCAATGGTGCATCGGCGGCACTCGAAGCGGCTGGCACGCAGGAACAAAAAGAAGCCTATTTGCCCAAGATGATCACCGGCGAATGGTCGGGCACGATGAACCTGACTGAGCCACATTGCGGGACTGATCTCGGCCTTATCCGCACCAAGGCAGAGCCGCAGAGCGATGGGTCATACAAGATCACTGGCACGAAGATCTTTATCTCGGCAGGTGAGCACGACCTCACCAGCAACATCATTCACCTCGTTCTGGCAAAAACGCCGGGCGCACCGGACAGCTCGAAGGGCATTTCGCTCTTTATCGTGCCCAAGTTCATCCTTGATGAAAATGGCGAACCGGGTGAGCGCAATGGCGTGACCTGTGGCTCGATTGAGAAGAAGATGGGCATCCACGCCAACGCGACCTGCGTTCTCAACTATGACGGCGCGACTGGATATATGTTGGGCGAGGAAAACAAGGGGCTTGCTGCCATGTTCGTGATGATGAATGCAGCGCGCCTTGGTGTGGGTCTGCAAGGGCTTGCACAGGCGGAAGTCAGCTATCAAAACGCTGTCACCTACGCGCTTGACCGTCGTCAGGGCCGCGCGCTTTCTGGCCCGGCTGAGCCAGAGGCAAAGGCCGATCCGATCTTTGTACACCCCGACGTGCGTCGGATGTTAATGGACGCAAAGGTCTTTAACGAAGGGATGCGGGCCCTGTGCCTGTGGGGCGCATTGCAAGTCGACCTCACTCATAAAGCTCAGACCGAGGAAGAGCGTCAACTAGCCGATGATCTTATCGGTCTGATGACCCCGGTCATCAAAGGCTATGGCACCGACAAAGGCTATGACATCGCCAACAATATGCAGCAGGTCTATGGCGGACACGGCTACGTCAAGGAATGGGGCATGGAGCAGTTTGTGCGCGACAGCCGCATTGCCATGATTTACGAAGGCACCAACGGCGTTCAGGCAATGGACCTTTGCGGGCGCAAGCTTGCATCAAAAGGTGGCCGCGCGGTGCAGGCCTTCTTCAAGATGATCGACGACGAGATTGCTGAAGCCAAGAGCAATGAGACGCTCGCCGACCTTGCGACCAAGCTTGAAAAGGCACTTGGTGAGCAGAAGCAGGCGACCATGTGGTTCATGCAGAACGCGATGGCGAACCCCAATCACCTGGGCGCTGGCGCACACCATTATATGCACATCATGGGCATTGTGACGCTTGGCTTCTTCTGGCTGAAACAAGCCAAGACTGCGTCAGCCGCGCTTGCTGGCGACCCGCAAGACAAGGCGTTCTACGAAGCGAAAATGACGTCGGCAGCTTATTATGCAGAGCGCTTCCTGCCTGACGCAGGCGCGCTTCGCCGCAAGCTTGAAGCGGGCAGCGAGAACATGATGGCGCTTCCTGAAGAGGCGTTCTCGACCGCTGCATAA
- a CDS encoding MFS transporter → MTTPSPNHPLQVHNYRAYLTSRFAMTLGQYAMILIIGWQTYNLARDGGMSIPAASGQLALIGLLQFLPLFVLTPFTGLAADKFDRRKLGLLTILLQLVCASILGWFTHEGTLSLPILFGVAVLLGIARGFAGPALSALAPNLVPKELLPTAIAVSTVAWQMGSILGAAMGGYLYAILPALPYIVAFGLFLLGFVSLSLVGKVPQPAMKKDQRPIGAIVDGLQYVGRNKMVLGAITLDLFAVFLAGANALLPVFARDILAVGADGLAQLAMAPGIGAALTAAWFSVRPLRHNVGPKMLWAVFVFGLATIVFAFSRHMALSLAMLFIIGSADMFSVYVRQSLIQLHTPDDKRGRVSSVSMMTISASNEGGDAFSGALAYAIGPVAALVAGGVGAIVTVIAWSQIFPVLRTTKTFDPPDDLVD, encoded by the coding sequence GTGACTACGCCTTCCCCCAATCACCCACTTCAGGTCCATAATTACAGAGCCTATTTGACATCGCGCTTTGCGATGACGCTTGGGCAATATGCGATGATCCTGATCATCGGGTGGCAGACCTATAATCTGGCACGCGATGGGGGGATGAGCATTCCAGCGGCCTCCGGGCAATTGGCGCTGATTGGCCTGTTACAGTTTTTGCCATTGTTCGTCCTTACCCCCTTTACAGGGCTGGCTGCGGACAAATTTGACCGGCGAAAGCTGGGTCTTTTGACCATTCTCCTGCAGCTGGTTTGCGCCAGTATCCTTGGATGGTTCACTCATGAGGGCACGTTGAGCCTGCCGATACTGTTCGGGGTCGCCGTGCTTCTTGGCATCGCGCGCGGTTTTGCCGGCCCTGCCCTTTCCGCCCTTGCCCCGAACCTTGTGCCCAAAGAGCTCTTGCCAACGGCCATCGCTGTCTCGACTGTTGCCTGGCAAATGGGCTCTATCCTTGGTGCGGCGATGGGCGGCTATCTCTACGCGATCCTGCCTGCCCTTCCCTACATCGTTGCTTTTGGCCTGTTCTTGCTGGGGTTTGTCTCGCTCAGCCTCGTTGGAAAAGTGCCCCAGCCTGCCATGAAAAAGGACCAACGTCCCATCGGCGCGATTGTCGATGGTCTGCAGTATGTGGGCCGCAACAAGATGGTTTTGGGCGCGATTACGCTGGACCTCTTCGCGGTTTTCCTAGCCGGCGCAAACGCGCTTCTTCCGGTGTTCGCGCGTGATATTCTTGCCGTAGGCGCAGATGGCCTGGCGCAGCTTGCCATGGCACCGGGGATAGGGGCTGCACTGACAGCAGCATGGTTCTCCGTTCGTCCTTTGCGCCACAACGTCGGGCCCAAAATGCTGTGGGCGGTGTTTGTTTTTGGTCTGGCGACAATCGTTTTTGCTTTTTCGCGGCACATGGCGCTGAGCTTGGCGATGCTGTTCATCATTGGCTCTGCTGATATGTTCAGCGTCTATGTGCGCCAATCGCTTATCCAATTGCACACGCCCGATGATAAGCGTGGCCGCGTCTCCTCGGTCAGCATGATGACCATCAGCGCATCGAACGAAGGGGGCGATGCCTTTTCTGGCGCGCTCGCTTACGCCATCGGTCCGGTCGCAGCATTGGTCGCAGGCGGCGTAGGCGCAATTGTAACCGTAATCGCGTGGAGCCAAATATTCCCGGTGCTTCGCACAACAAAGACCTTCGATCCGCCGGATGATCTGGTAGATTGA
- a CDS encoding PilZ domain-containing protein, with protein MSAGANLSVTDMRRAARHPVDFPVIVEHFSAGDLNLHVCNISAHGFMVDDSKQLARGDRVIIRLPVVGRIEAYVIWTREERAGFQFERIIRLDDFVAMIDTLQPNPRLRRNR; from the coding sequence GTGTCAGCCGGAGCAAATCTGAGTGTAACCGATATGCGGCGTGCTGCGCGGCATCCGGTGGATTTCCCTGTGATCGTCGAGCATTTTTCCGCCGGCGACCTTAACTTGCACGTCTGCAACATTTCGGCCCACGGCTTTATGGTCGATGACAGCAAGCAATTGGCGCGCGGTGACCGGGTGATTATCCGTCTGCCTGTGGTTGGCCGGATCGAAGCCTATGTCATCTGGACCAGAGAAGAACGCGCAGGTTTCCAGTTTGAACGCATCATTCGTCTCGATGATTTTGTAGCAATGATCGACACGCTTCAGCCGAATCCGCGCCTGCGCAGGAACCGCTAA
- the cysK gene encoding cysteine synthase A gives MKAANILETIGATPHIRLSRLFPDHEVWIKSERGNPGGSIKDRIALAMVEDAEAKGLLKPGGTIVEPTSGNTGIGLAMVAAVKGYTLILVMPESMSIERRRLMLAYGATFDLTPKEKGMKGAIARASEIVETTQGAWMPSQFDNGANPAIHARTTAQEILADFADTPIDVMITGVGTGGHLTGCAEELKKHWSGFKAYGVEPVLSPVINGGEPGPHPIQGIGAGFIPENLHTDAIDGAIKVDADEAKEMARRAAREEGMLVGISSGATLAAIAQKLPDLDAGARVMGFNYDTGERYLSVPDFLPVE, from the coding sequence ATGAAAGCCGCCAACATTCTTGAGACTATCGGGGCAACACCGCACATCCGCCTCTCCAGGCTTTTCCCGGATCATGAGGTCTGGATCAAATCCGAGCGCGGCAATCCGGGTGGTTCGATCAAGGATCGCATTGCGCTTGCGATGGTCGAGGATGCGGAGGCCAAGGGCTTGCTTAAGCCGGGCGGTACCATCGTTGAGCCGACCAGCGGTAACACCGGCATAGGCCTTGCGATGGTCGCTGCGGTCAAGGGCTACACGCTGATTCTCGTCATGCCTGAAAGTATGTCGATAGAGCGCCGCCGCCTGATGCTGGCCTATGGCGCCACATTCGATCTAACTCCTAAAGAAAAGGGCATGAAAGGTGCTATCGCACGGGCCAGCGAGATCGTTGAGACAACGCAAGGGGCGTGGATGCCGAGCCAGTTTGACAATGGGGCAAACCCCGCGATTCACGCGCGCACCACGGCTCAGGAAATCCTTGCCGATTTTGCCGACACGCCGATTGATGTGATGATCACCGGCGTTGGCACAGGCGGCCACCTGACGGGGTGCGCTGAGGAATTGAAAAAGCACTGGAGCGGGTTCAAGGCGTATGGCGTCGAACCTGTGCTCTCGCCTGTCATCAATGGCGGTGAGCCCGGCCCTCACCCGATTCAGGGGATTGGCGCTGGCTTCATCCCCGAAAACCTGCACACCGATGCCATTGACGGCGCGATCAAGGTGGATGCGGACGAGGCTAAGGAAATGGCACGAAGGGCCGCACGTGAAGAAGGGATGCTGGTTGGCATTTCATCGGGCGCAACGCTTGCGGCAATCGCGCAAAAACTGCCTGATCTGGATGCAGGCGCGCGCGTGATGGGCTTTAACTATGACACGGGTGAGCGCTATCTTTCAGTGCCCGACTTTTTACCCGTAGAATAA
- a CDS encoding aspartyl/asparaginyl beta-hydroxylase domain-containing protein yields MQDYEKGPETRPWIIRVGSKLRSRIDRISTASSKIPVEPILSEEHFAWTREIAEHWEEIAAEAEAVIKHRDAIPPLRELSPDHRNTGRDGKWRSFFLIGYGYKVPENCARAPKTAALMETVPDLNSAFFSILDPGATIPPHRGVTRGLITCHLGVNIPKDASNCWIEVEGQRAHWKDGEWLIFDDCFVHQVANETEEMRVILLVQVKRPMRFFGKLVHDAWLWAIRKSPFVQDARKNFDKWEEAFATAEANEKV; encoded by the coding sequence ATGCAAGACTATGAAAAGGGGCCTGAAACACGGCCCTGGATTATCCGCGTAGGGTCGAAATTGCGCTCGCGTATCGACCGTATCAGCACCGCCAGCTCCAAGATCCCGGTTGAGCCGATCCTGAGCGAGGAGCATTTCGCGTGGACAAGGGAAATCGCCGAGCATTGGGAAGAGATCGCGGCGGAAGCCGAAGCAGTCATCAAGCATCGCGACGCCATCCCTCCCTTGCGCGAGCTATCACCTGACCACCGCAACACCGGGCGCGATGGCAAATGGCGTTCGTTTTTCCTTATTGGCTATGGCTACAAGGTGCCGGAAAACTGCGCGCGCGCTCCGAAGACCGCAGCGCTGATGGAGACAGTGCCGGACCTCAATTCCGCGTTTTTCTCCATCCTTGATCCGGGCGCCACCATCCCTCCTCACCGCGGCGTCACTCGCGGGCTTATCACCTGCCATCTGGGTGTGAACATCCCTAAGGATGCCTCCAACTGCTGGATAGAAGTCGAAGGGCAGCGCGCACATTGGAAGGATGGCGAATGGCTGATTTTCGACGATTGCTTCGTCCATCAGGTCGCCAATGAGACAGAAGAAATGCGCGTCATTTTATTGGTTCAGGTGAAGCGCCCGATGCGCTTTTTCGGAAAGCTCGTCCATGACGCATGGCTTTGGGCCATCCGCAAATCGCCCTTCGTTCAGGACGCGCGCAAGAATTTTGACAAATGGGAAGAGGCCTTTGCCACCGCAGAGGCGAATGAGAAAGTGTGA